A segment of the Ischnura elegans chromosome 13 unlocalized genomic scaffold, ioIscEleg1.1 SUPER_13_unloc_1, whole genome shotgun sequence genome:
TACCAGAGACAAAGCTCAAATGTGTTCCCCACAGGGAGTAACAGAAATCCGCACTCATAAAATACAGAGTGGCATTTCCCAGCAGTACGATTTATTGAAAGTACACGTCTTCTGGGTTCTTTTTCTCCTAGCTTAGCTGATACATGGGTATTATGGGTGTCACTCTCCTGTCGCGTTTAAATATAGCAAATCTTCATCTTAGCATAATTACTAAAAAGTCAACAGAATAGGAAGTgttatatgttcattttttattatagactgtgaataaaaatgatattttaaatattgaatttacaaaattccaagatgaagaaaaaaggtttaaatcaCAGTCTGCCATAAAAAGTACCAATTCCTTAAGGGGCCTGATTTCATTCTTCTTCATCAATTGTAAGTCAGATGTGTGGTTTTTATGTGTTTCAACTGATGTATTTATACGATGGATTATAATGGTTCATGTTGCCGAAGTCGTTTTTGTGTTATCTGTTTCTATCCCAATCTCTTCCCCTCTAttgattttctgattttttcttgGGTTTCAGGGTTCAAGTACAATTCAGGCTGCATTTTAACTCTGTGATTTATGGCTTTCTTCATTCATTAAATAGCTTTTGAGTGGTAGGTTTAGGAGACTTAGCTTTCATTTTTTACTGTGACAGTtgtcatttgaaattcttttctagggttCCAAAGAGACGATGGAATCCCCATTcaaacaacatcaacttcatatctgccTGCGGAAGGAAATGTAAGGAATtcttcaattgatgaatgcactGGTACCACAGCTTTGGTGACACATATAGATTCCAACACTGAAGCATCCCTAGTAAAGACAGAAAGAAACCTAATGGATGAAGATATGGAAAAATGTGGCGCTGTAGATACTGATAAGAAAACAAAtagctcaattcctgatgataaaCAGTGCAATGCGAGAAACATCGAAACATATAAAATCAGTGGAGGCGGAGGCGCAAAGACCCTTTTCAGGGAAAAAGGTGGTTTTGATGCACCAAATACTACACAAACGGGAGAGAAGCCATATACTTGTAGCATTTGCTCCAAGTATTTTGCTCAGAGAAGAAGCCTCAATGCACACATCCGTTCACACAAGGGAGAGagacctttttcatgcaacgagtgtgataagtctttctcgaAGAAGTACCAATTAGTTCGTCATAatcgtacacacacgggagagaaacctttttcttgcaacgactgtgaaaagtctttctcgcaAAAGAGCACCTTGGTTAGACATGCacgcacgcacacgggagagaaacctcaTTCTTGTGGCATTTGCTCCAAGTCATTTACTCGGAGAGGCAACCTCAATGCACACATCtgtacacacacgggagagagacCTTTTACATGCAACGAGTGTCaaaagtctttctcgaataaGTACAACTTAGTTACACATattcgtacacacacgggagagaaaccttattcttgtagcatttgctccAAGTCTTTTGCTGAGAAAAGAAGCCTCAATGTACACATCCGTTcccacacgggagagaaacctttttcttgcaacgactgtgaaaagtctttctcggatgaGAGCACCTTGGTTAGA
Coding sequences within it:
- the LOC124172539 gene encoding gastrula zinc finger protein XlCGF57.1-like; this encodes MRKSKGKFPVKDEDEGNLSEGIYPMLYTSDPAGISTDVSDPLATDELSNPVTYKCPSVKEDHISDDEDGYRLNDCTDGASSKLIHQDISGQPITLTASQGEKVETLGSGAVVVDLEWTLIGVKREPSLEENDQLTLGEDGDPIESSTVTHESTTEAFGFQRDDGIPIQTTSTSYLPAEGNVRNSSIDECTGTTALVTHIDSNTEASLVKTERNLMDEDMEKCGAVDTDKKTNSSIPDDKQCNARNIETYKISGGGGAKTLFREKGGFDAPNTTQTGEKPYTCSICSKYFAQRRSLNAHIRSHKGERPFSCNECDKSFSKKYQLVRHNRTHTGEKPFSCNDCEKSFSQKSTLVRHARTHTGEKPHSCGICSKSFTRRGNLNAHICTHTGERPFTCNECQKSFSNKYNLVTHIRTHTGEKPYSCSICSKSFAEKRSLNVHIRSHTGEKPFSCNDCEKSFSDESTLVRHARTHTGEKPHSCGICSKSFTRRGNLNTHICTHTGEKPFTCNECQKSFSNKYNLVTHIRTHTGEKPHSCSICSKSFAEKRSLNLHIRSHTERGPYSCNLCEKC